In one window of Bacillota bacterium DNA:
- the ald gene encoding alanine dehydrogenase produces the protein MIIGVPKEVKRGENRVAIVPAGVEELTRRGHRVLIEEGAGRGSGILDEEYVSAGAVMRKRAEDVFADADLILKVKEPQPQEWPLLRPGQVLFTYLHLAPDRELTMALLQRGIIGVAYETIQLPDGTLPLLTPMSEVAGRMAVQVGAQYLEKVYGGRGILLGGVPGVPAAEVVILGAGTVGYNAVRIALGMGAHVTVLDTNLARLRFLEEVLEGNLITVMSNRYNVDRAVRYADLVIGAVLIPGARAPRLVTEEMVRSMKEGSVIVDVAVDQGGCVETVDRATTHDDPVYVKHGVIHYAVSNIPGAVPRTSTYALTNCTLPYVVELADKGWAAAVASSAALARGVNVLKGHVTYQAVAQAHNLPYVPLKEAM, from the coding sequence AAGAGGTCAAACGGGGCGAGAACCGGGTCGCCATCGTTCCGGCAGGCGTGGAGGAATTGACCCGCCGCGGGCACCGGGTACTGATTGAGGAGGGGGCGGGCAGGGGCAGCGGGATCCTGGACGAGGAGTACGTGTCGGCCGGCGCCGTCATGCGCAAGCGGGCGGAAGACGTCTTCGCCGACGCCGACCTCATCCTGAAGGTGAAGGAGCCGCAGCCTCAGGAGTGGCCGCTTCTGCGGCCGGGGCAGGTGCTGTTCACGTACCTGCACCTGGCGCCGGACCGCGAGCTCACCATGGCCCTCTTGCAGCGGGGCATCATCGGGGTGGCGTATGAGACGATTCAGCTCCCAGACGGGACGCTGCCGCTTCTGACGCCGATGAGCGAAGTGGCGGGGCGGATGGCGGTTCAGGTGGGGGCGCAGTACCTGGAGAAGGTGTATGGTGGCCGCGGGATTCTGCTGGGTGGCGTGCCCGGCGTGCCGGCTGCCGAAGTGGTGATCCTGGGGGCCGGCACCGTGGGATACAACGCGGTCCGCATCGCGCTCGGCATGGGTGCCCACGTCACGGTGCTCGATACCAACCTCGCCCGCCTGCGCTTTCTGGAGGAGGTGCTCGAGGGCAACCTGATCACGGTGATGTCCAACCGGTACAACGTCGATCGGGCCGTGCGCTACGCGGACCTGGTCATCGGGGCCGTTCTCATCCCGGGCGCGCGGGCGCCCCGCCTGGTCACCGAGGAGATGGTCCGTTCCATGAAGGAAGGCTCCGTCATCGTGGACGTGGCGGTGGACCAGGGCGGGTGCGTCGAGACCGTCGACCGCGCGACGACCCACGACGACCCGGTCTACGTCAAGCACGGGGTCATCCACTACGCCGTGTCCAACATCCCGGGCGCGGTGCCCCGCACCTCGACGTATGCGCTGACCAACTGCACCCTGCCGTACGTGGTGGAACTGGCGGACAAGGGGTGGGCTGCCGCTGTGGCGTCAAGTGCGGCTCTGGCGCGGGGTGTGAACGTGCTGAAGGGTCACGTGACGTACCAGGCCGTGGCCCAGGCCCACAACCTGCCCTACGTGCCGCTCAAGGAGGCCATGTAG